A DNA window from Halorubrum sp. DM2 contains the following coding sequences:
- a CDS encoding 2-oxoacid:acceptor oxidoreductase subunit alpha: MTDDELIWRISGGSGDGIASTSQNFAKALMRSGLNVFTHRHYPSRIRGGHTYTEVRASADPVESRGDGYNFLLALGDSFARNPQEGAVYGNEEIKPLSENLDELREGGVIIYDEGLLDASEIPNFDERAEENDWHVFPLDLRGLARDQGREVMRNTAGVGATCAITGMDLDHVQDLMRDAMPEKILEPNLEILQIAYDQVREEYDVDAPDVSVPTGEHDEEQLLMSGSDAIAYGAIDEGCRFISGYPMTPWTEVFTIMTKNLPKLGGISEQVEDEIAAAALAVGASHAGVKAMSGSSGGGFALMSEPLGLAEMTETPVVLVEAMRAGPSTGMPTKPEQSDLEHVLYTSQGDSQRVVLAPGTVEEAYDQSRLAFRLAYEYQIPSILLYDQKLGGELVNVPKSHFDREPNPTLGKTLSEDALSEQPHSEDGKFHRFQHDVDNGVSPRSIPGQKGGRFLATGNEHDPTGHISESPDNRVAQIDRRAQKLAAIRDDLDTVDTGSYAGPEDAEYGILTFGSQQGTVEEAVGRLNDAGISVKSYGVSDMLPFPTEQVEAFIESVDEVLVVEMTASGQFRGLVQKNLGRYGEKLSSLLKYNGNPFEPAEIVDGFETAIVEGDGDASGHQTTFVPAAGD, encoded by the coding sequence ATGACTGACGACGAACTCATCTGGCGGATATCGGGGGGATCCGGTGACGGGATCGCTTCGACCAGCCAGAACTTCGCGAAGGCCTTGATGCGATCGGGGCTCAACGTCTTCACGCATCGGCACTACCCGTCGCGGATCCGCGGCGGTCACACCTACACCGAGGTCCGCGCGTCGGCGGACCCCGTCGAATCCCGCGGCGACGGCTACAACTTCCTGCTCGCGCTGGGCGACTCGTTCGCCCGCAACCCGCAGGAGGGGGCCGTCTACGGGAACGAGGAGATCAAACCCCTCTCGGAGAACTTGGACGAGCTCCGCGAGGGCGGCGTCATCATCTACGACGAGGGGCTCTTAGACGCCTCGGAGATCCCGAACTTCGACGAGCGCGCCGAGGAGAACGACTGGCACGTCTTCCCCCTCGATCTCCGCGGACTCGCCCGCGATCAGGGCCGCGAGGTCATGCGCAACACCGCCGGCGTCGGCGCGACCTGCGCGATCACCGGGATGGACCTCGACCACGTCCAGGACCTCATGCGCGACGCGATGCCGGAGAAGATCCTCGAACCGAACCTCGAGATCCTCCAGATCGCGTACGATCAGGTTCGCGAGGAGTACGACGTGGACGCGCCGGACGTCTCCGTCCCGACCGGCGAACACGACGAGGAACAGCTGCTCATGTCCGGCTCGGACGCCATCGCCTACGGTGCCATCGACGAGGGGTGCCGGTTCATCTCCGGTTACCCGATGACGCCGTGGACCGAGGTGTTCACCATCATGACCAAGAACCTGCCGAAGCTCGGCGGGATCTCCGAGCAGGTCGAAGACGAGATCGCTGCGGCCGCGCTCGCGGTCGGCGCGTCGCACGCCGGCGTCAAGGCCATGTCCGGCTCCTCCGGCGGCGGGTTCGCGCTGATGTCTGAGCCGCTCGGACTCGCGGAGATGACGGAGACGCCCGTCGTCTTGGTCGAGGCGATGCGCGCCGGTCCCTCGACCGGGATGCCCACGAAGCCGGAGCAGTCCGACCTCGAACACGTGCTGTACACGTCGCAGGGCGACTCCCAGCGCGTCGTCTTAGCGCCGGGGACCGTCGAGGAGGCGTACGACCAGTCGCGGCTCGCCTTCCGGCTCGCCTACGAGTACCAGATCCCGTCGATCCTCCTGTACGACCAGAAGCTCGGCGGCGAGCTCGTGAACGTCCCGAAGAGCCACTTCGACCGCGAGCCGAACCCGACGCTCGGGAAGACGCTCTCGGAGGACGCGCTCTCCGAGCAGCCCCACAGCGAGGACGGGAAGTTCCACCGCTTCCAGCACGACGTCGACAACGGCGTCTCGCCGCGCTCGATCCCCGGTCAGAAGGGCGGTCGCTTCCTCGCGACCGGCAACGAGCACGACCCGACCGGCCACATCAGCGAGTCCCCGGACAACCGGGTCGCGCAGATCGACCGGCGGGCCCAGAAGCTGGCGGCGATCCGCGACGACCTCGACACGGTCGACACCGGCTCGTACGCCGGCCCCGAGGACGCCGAGTACGGCATCCTCACGTTCGGCAGCCAGCAGGGAACCGTCGAAGAGGCGGTCGGTCGCCTCAACGATGCCGGAATCTCGGTGAAGTCGTACGGCGTCTCCGACATGCTCCCGTTCCCGACCGAGCAGGTGGAGGCGTTCATCGAGAGCGTCGACGAGGTCCTCGTCGTCGAGATGACGGCGTCCGGACAGTTCCGCGGGCTCGTCCAGAAGAACCTCGGCCGCTACGGCGAGAAGCTGTCGAGCCTGCTGAAGTACAACGGGAACCCGTTCGAGCCGGCGGAGATCGTCGACGGGTTCGAGACCGCGATCGTCGAGGGCGACGGCGACGCGTCCGGCCATCAGACCACCTTCGTCCCAGCCGCAGGTGACTAA
- the dph5 gene encoding diphthine synthase: MLTFIGLGLYDERSITVEGREALRESDRAFAEFYTSRLVGADVADLEAYHGVDVEVRDRAGVERDPEPILDAAESGDVAFLTAGDTMISTTHTDLRLRAEERGVDTRVIHGVTAQSAASSLTGLQNYRFGKATTLPFPYAHGGDDVPASVIETIDANRERGLHTVVYLDIKVGTGPTGADPDHEEYMTADYAAGLLADAWEDALAVVVARAGSPDAVVAADRLSALADREFGDPLHLLVIPGDLHHVEADALVGLADAPESLVEE; the protein is encoded by the coding sequence ATGCTCACGTTCATCGGACTCGGTCTCTACGACGAGCGGTCGATCACCGTCGAGGGCCGGGAGGCGCTCCGGGAGAGCGACCGGGCCTTCGCGGAGTTTTACACCAGCCGGCTGGTCGGTGCCGACGTCGCCGATCTGGAGGCGTACCACGGGGTCGACGTCGAGGTCCGCGACCGCGCCGGCGTCGAGCGGGACCCGGAGCCGATCCTCGATGCCGCCGAGTCCGGAGATGTCGCCTTCCTCACCGCGGGCGACACGATGATATCGACCACCCACACCGACCTCCGGCTCCGCGCCGAGGAGCGCGGGGTCGACACGCGGGTGATCCACGGCGTGACCGCGCAGTCGGCGGCGTCGAGCCTGACGGGGCTCCAGAACTACCGGTTCGGGAAGGCGACGACGCTCCCGTTCCCGTACGCCCACGGCGGCGACGACGTGCCCGCGAGCGTGATCGAGACGATCGACGCGAACCGCGAGCGCGGACTCCACACCGTCGTCTACCTCGACATCAAGGTCGGGACGGGTCCGACCGGGGCGGACCCCGACCACGAGGAGTACATGACCGCCGACTACGCCGCCGGACTGCTCGCCGACGCGTGGGAGGACGCCCTCGCGGTCGTCGTCGCCCGCGCCGGCTCGCCCGACGCGGTCGTCGCGGCCGACCGACTGAGCGCGCTCGCCGACCGCGAGTTCGGGGACCCGCTCCACCTGCTCGTGATCCCCGGGGACCTCCACCACGTCGAAGCGGACGCCCTCGTCGGCCTCGCGGACGCTCCGGAGTCGCTCGTCGAGGAGTAG
- a CDS encoding CBS domain-containing protein — MNNVPVERLMSTDLTTIERGAAAADAAKRMRETDVSSILVVETDGTLAGLITATDFVTLVRDNDPKDRTPVEAFMTTDVVTVSRDDTVAELAEPTAHGYTHLPVTDDAGKPIGMVSTTDLTAYLSRAK; from the coding sequence ATGAACAACGTTCCCGTCGAGCGGCTCATGTCGACCGACCTCACGACCATCGAACGCGGGGCGGCCGCGGCCGACGCGGCGAAGCGGATGCGCGAGACTGACGTGAGCTCGATCCTCGTCGTCGAGACGGACGGAACGCTGGCGGGGCTGATCACCGCGACGGACTTCGTCACGCTCGTCCGCGACAACGACCCGAAAGACCGGACGCCGGTCGAGGCGTTCATGACGACGGACGTCGTCACCGTGAGCCGCGACGACACCGTCGCGGAGCTGGCCGAGCCGACCGCTCACGGCTACACGCACCTCCCCGTGACCGACGACGCCGGGAAACCGATCGGGATGGTGTCGACGACTGACCTCACGGCGTACCTCTCGCGAGCGAAATGA
- a CDS encoding CBS domain-containing protein yields MDLDDRTRVADVMSAPLETIAGDAPLREAARRMRDQNISALVVTTGGGCIVTQSDIVGAIADGRDPAETTVRDVMTEDVETVTPDLMMQEVAAMMTMYGVKHLPVVDDDYVGMVSTTDIAEHLS; encoded by the coding sequence ATGGATCTCGACGACAGAACGCGCGTCGCGGACGTCATGTCCGCGCCGCTGGAGACGATCGCGGGGGACGCGCCCCTCCGCGAGGCCGCTCGGCGCATGCGCGATCAGAACATCAGCGCGCTCGTCGTGACGACCGGCGGCGGCTGTATCGTCACGCAGAGCGACATCGTCGGAGCGATCGCGGACGGGCGCGACCCCGCGGAGACGACGGTCCGCGACGTGATGACCGAGGACGTCGAGACGGTGACGCCGGACCTCATGATGCAGGAGGTCGCCGCGATGATGACGATGTACGGCGTCAAACACCTCCCGGTCGTCGACGACGACTACGTCGGGATGGTGTCGACGACGGACATCGCCGAACACCTCTCCTGA
- a CDS encoding MgtC/SapB family protein: MMGAIDPFVYLETNVAKLVLATALGMFLGLEREWSQKSAGIRTFALISLAAAVFSLLDEPGLLVVGGVSVVASAVLLAVRSFVETDVDGLSLTTSASMLVAYGVGVLVAQGLFIESVTVAVLSSLLLVLKRELHEFAWGLSREEVRSAVEFTILAFVVFPLLPAETVDPWNAVQPRLVWSLVVAVSAIGFVNYVLVKRYQGRGYAVTGFFGGLVNSTAVVAEMAKRAKGRADLGEIAVGSILLANAAMAFRNAAVVAVFVPEAALVVGAPLGAITVAGIGVAVWRSDWRTTMEAELTSPFSLRNALTFGGLFLVVLLVSAVAEETFGAGGFVATSFLAGLVSSGTSTTTAVSLLGTGQIGVDTAVAGVVAGTAASILIKTAFAASIARELVRPVFLWNLLLIVVGVVAGLPLLLL, from the coding sequence GTGATGGGTGCGATCGATCCGTTCGTCTACCTGGAGACGAACGTCGCCAAGCTGGTGTTGGCGACCGCGCTCGGCATGTTCCTCGGGCTGGAACGCGAGTGGTCACAGAAGTCGGCGGGGATCCGGACGTTCGCGCTCATCAGCCTCGCGGCGGCGGTGTTCTCGCTGCTCGACGAGCCGGGACTGCTCGTCGTCGGCGGCGTGTCGGTCGTCGCCAGCGCGGTGCTTCTGGCGGTCCGGAGCTTCGTCGAGACCGACGTCGACGGGCTCTCGCTGACGACGTCGGCGTCGATGCTCGTCGCCTACGGGGTCGGCGTCCTCGTCGCGCAGGGGCTGTTCATCGAGTCGGTGACGGTGGCGGTGCTGTCGTCGCTGTTGCTCGTGTTGAAGCGCGAGCTCCACGAGTTCGCGTGGGGGCTCTCCCGCGAGGAGGTCCGCAGCGCTGTGGAGTTCACCATCCTCGCGTTCGTCGTCTTCCCGCTGTTGCCGGCCGAGACCGTCGACCCGTGGAACGCGGTCCAGCCGCGGCTCGTCTGGTCGCTCGTGGTCGCGGTCAGCGCCATCGGCTTCGTCAACTACGTGCTGGTGAAGCGGTATCAGGGGCGCGGCTACGCGGTCACGGGATTCTTCGGCGGGCTGGTGAACTCGACGGCTGTCGTCGCGGAGATGGCGAAGCGGGCGAAGGGGCGGGCCGACCTCGGCGAGATCGCGGTCGGATCGATCCTCCTCGCCAACGCCGCCATGGCGTTCCGGAACGCCGCGGTGGTGGCCGTCTTCGTCCCGGAGGCGGCGCTCGTCGTCGGGGCCCCACTGGGCGCGATCACCGTCGCGGGGATCGGGGTCGCCGTGTGGCGCAGCGACTGGCGGACGACGATGGAGGCGGAGCTGACCTCTCCGTTCAGCCTACGTAACGCCTTGACGTTCGGCGGGCTCTTCCTCGTCGTGTTGCTCGTCTCCGCGGTCGCCGAGGAGACGTTCGGCGCGGGCGGGTTCGTCGCCACGTCCTTCCTCGCCGGGTTGGTGTCCTCGGGAACCTCGACGACGACGGCGGTCTCGCTGCTCGGGACCGGACAGATCGGCGTCGACACCGCGGTCGCGGGCGTGGTCGCCGGCACCGCCGCCAGCATCCTGATCAAGACCGCGTTCGCGGCGAGCATCGCGCGGGAACTGGTCCGGCCGGTGTTCCTCTGGAACCTCCTGTTGATCGTCGTGGGCGTGGTCGCCGGGCTGCCGCTGCTGCTGTTGTGA
- the artA gene encoding archaeosortase A, translating into MFGHGVPAVLSVIPDTFTFAWIVAVLFAASWLLDSRGLDAGRALAAATWALFGLFWLSTVPYFAFEHQSYVEAILALVGFPASVYAGYLLYNGRASLFTLTRAIAFMLFIYLPFETIPAFTVAGVAVPEPRRILIEVVAAQTGTLIDLLGYAPEAVTSSEGYDAAYSWTLADGHTVVIHIVLACTGLGSIAIFGGLVAAVEAPLSRKLRALAVSVPLIYVLNVLRTTFISVVAGNQYMHWYPDLVLAMFGASDPYRVSFLISDRIMSQLLAVVALIAITFLAVRELPELAVILEDVLYLITGEEHDLTEALDLPREPTNR; encoded by the coding sequence ATGTTCGGCCACGGCGTGCCGGCGGTGTTGAGCGTGATCCCCGACACGTTCACGTTCGCGTGGATCGTGGCGGTCCTCTTCGCGGCGTCGTGGCTGCTCGACAGCCGCGGACTGGACGCGGGCCGCGCGCTCGCGGCCGCGACGTGGGCGCTGTTCGGACTGTTCTGGCTGTCGACGGTACCGTACTTCGCGTTCGAACACCAGAGCTACGTGGAGGCGATCCTCGCGCTCGTCGGCTTCCCAGCCAGCGTGTACGCGGGGTACCTCCTGTACAACGGGCGCGCGTCGCTTTTTACCCTCACCCGGGCCATCGCATTCATGTTATTCATCTACCTCCCGTTCGAGACGATTCCGGCGTTCACCGTCGCCGGGGTCGCGGTCCCGGAGCCACGGCGGATCCTCATCGAGGTCGTCGCGGCGCAGACGGGAACGCTCATCGACCTCCTCGGCTACGCGCCGGAGGCGGTGACGAGCAGCGAAGGGTACGACGCGGCGTACTCGTGGACGCTCGCCGACGGCCACACCGTCGTCATTCACATCGTGCTGGCGTGTACGGGGCTGGGAAGCATCGCCATCTTCGGCGGCCTCGTCGCCGCCGTCGAAGCGCCGCTCTCTCGGAAACTCCGCGCGCTCGCGGTGTCAGTACCGCTCATCTACGTGCTGAACGTCCTCCGGACGACGTTCATCTCCGTGGTGGCGGGCAACCAGTACATGCACTGGTATCCGGATCTGGTGTTGGCGATGTTCGGCGCGAGCGACCCGTACCGCGTCTCCTTCCTCATTTCCGACCGGATCATGAGCCAGCTGTTGGCGGTCGTGGCGCTCATCGCGATCACCTTCCTCGCGGTGCGCGAGCTGCCCGAACTCGCGGTCATCTTAGAGGACGTGCTGTACCTGATCACCGGCGAGGAACACGACCTGACGGAGGCACTCGACCTCCCACGCGAGCCGACGAATCGGTAG
- a CDS encoding transcription elongation factor Spt5, whose product MPIYSVKTTASQERTVADMLAEKEMPEIQAVIAPDQLTSYVMVEATDGTVFERILDEIPHANGVIQGGDGPAESPFSEVEHFLSPTPDVEGIAEGDIVELIAGPFKGEKARVQRIDEGKDQVTVELYEATVPIPVTVRGDQIRVLDSEER is encoded by the coding sequence ATGCCGATCTACTCGGTCAAGACGACGGCGAGCCAAGAGCGCACCGTCGCCGACATGCTCGCCGAGAAGGAGATGCCCGAGATCCAGGCCGTCATCGCCCCCGACCAGCTCACGAGCTACGTGATGGTCGAGGCCACCGACGGCACGGTGTTCGAGCGGATTCTCGACGAGATCCCGCACGCGAACGGCGTCATTCAGGGCGGCGACGGGCCCGCGGAGAGCCCCTTCTCCGAGGTCGAACACTTCCTCTCGCCGACCCCGGACGTGGAGGGGATCGCCGAGGGCGACATCGTCGAACTGATCGCCGGGCCGTTCAAGGGCGAGAAGGCGCGCGTCCAGCGGATCGACGAAGGGAAAGACCAAGTGACCGTCGAGCTGTACGAGGCGACCGTCCCGATCCCGGTGACGGTCCGCGGCGACCAGATCCGCGTCCTCGACAGTGAGGAGCGGTAG
- a CDS encoding protein translocase SEC61 complex subunit gamma, protein MDVPYDLNSYIRVLKLASTPSTDEFLQVSKIAGAGILLIGFIGFLMFAIMSLLPGVGA, encoded by the coding sequence ATGGACGTTCCGTACGATCTCAACAGTTACATTCGGGTGCTGAAGCTGGCGAGCACGCCGAGCACCGACGAGTTCCTCCAGGTGTCGAAGATCGCCGGTGCCGGAATCCTGCTGATCGGGTTCATCGGCTTCCTCATGTTCGCGATCATGAGCCTCCTCCCGGGGGTCGGCGCGTAA
- the ftsZ gene encoding cell division protein FtsZ has product MDSIVEDAIDEAEEAPADDAGGAGESAAGGSAGAPPQTGTMTDDELQDVLQDLQTNITVVGCGGAGGNTVNRMTQEGIHGAKLVAANTDVQHLVNIEADTKILMGQQKTQGRGAGSLPQVGEEAAIESQEEIQDAIDGSDMVFVTAGLGGGTGTGSAPVVAKAARESGALTIAIVTTPFTAEGEVRRTNAEAGLERLRDVSDTVIVVPNDRLLDAVGKLPVRQAFKVSDEVLMRSVKGITELITMPGLVNLDFADVRTVMEKGGVAMIGLGESDSDSKAQDSVKSALRSPLLDVDISGANSALVNVTGGQDMSIEEAEGVVEEIYDRIDPDARIIWGTSVDDELEGEMRTMIVVTGVESPQIYGNNGEPPEGDAPSDVEDIDYVE; this is encoded by the coding sequence ATGGACTCCATCGTAGAGGACGCCATCGACGAAGCCGAAGAGGCCCCCGCAGACGACGCCGGGGGAGCCGGCGAGAGCGCCGCCGGAGGGAGCGCCGGCGCGCCGCCACAGACCGGAACGATGACCGACGACGAGCTACAGGACGTCCTCCAGGACCTCCAGACGAACATCACGGTCGTCGGCTGCGGCGGTGCCGGCGGCAACACGGTGAACCGGATGACCCAGGAGGGGATCCACGGCGCGAAGCTGGTCGCCGCGAACACCGACGTCCAGCACCTCGTCAACATCGAGGCCGACACGAAGATCCTCATGGGCCAGCAGAAGACGCAGGGCCGCGGGGCCGGCTCGCTGCCGCAGGTGGGCGAGGAGGCCGCCATCGAGTCCCAAGAGGAGATCCAAGACGCCATCGACGGCTCCGACATGGTGTTCGTCACCGCGGGGCTGGGCGGCGGGACGGGGACCGGCTCCGCGCCGGTCGTCGCGAAGGCCGCCCGGGAGTCCGGCGCGCTCACCATCGCCATCGTCACGACCCCCTTCACCGCAGAGGGCGAGGTCCGTCGCACGAACGCCGAGGCCGGCCTCGAACGCCTCCGCGACGTGAGCGACACCGTCATCGTCGTCCCCAACGACCGCCTGCTCGACGCGGTCGGGAAGCTCCCGGTCCGGCAGGCGTTCAAGGTGTCCGACGAGGTGCTGATGCGCTCGGTGAAAGGTATCACCGAACTCATCACGATGCCCGGACTGGTCAACCTCGACTTCGCCGACGTCCGCACCGTCATGGAGAAGGGCGGCGTCGCGATGATCGGCCTCGGCGAGTCAGACTCCGACTCGAAGGCGCAGGACTCGGTGAAGTCGGCGCTGCGCTCGCCGCTGCTCGACGTCGACATCTCCGGCGCGAACTCCGCGCTGGTGAACGTCACCGGCGGACAGGACATGTCCATCGAAGAAGCGGAGGGCGTCGTCGAGGAGATATACGACCGGATCGACCCCGACGCGCGGATCATCTGGGGGACCTCCGTCGACGACGAACTCGAAGGCGAGATGCGCACGATGATCGTCGTGACCGGCGTCGAGTCGCCGCAGATCTACGGCAACAACGGCGAGCCGCCGGAGGGTGACGCGCCCAGCGATGTCGAGGACATCGACTACGTGGAGTAG
- a CDS encoding D-aminoacyl-tRNA deacylase, protein MIAIVVSRADSASAHIGERLLEVGDWEAREDGSLPDAEGGGTYYRTEGFELREFDDLHIHLSDPVAAFDCDPAFLAFVSRHSGETGELLTAHVTGNFGGAEYGGEPESLARAAPGAEKRVVEALARHAPEGYEVGIECTHHGPTDVSVPSLFVELGSDEPQWADPEAARAVARAVLDLRGTGADLVDGDGISDAEGTADGDAARPRHVVGFGGGHYAPRFTRIVRETEWAVGHVGADWALGDLGAPEANRGVIDAAFERSRADRAVIDGDRPDLAAVVADLGHRVVSETWVREVGDAPLPLVEALEDAIGPVDEGLRFGAVEPGNPAEFAVRDLPTDLLARAQGLDADAAREAVSSAAVAFDTEQGGTRAAGSVAFTSAPDAPGYADLVEALAAVLETGYDAVEVLPEQSAVVARETAFDPALAAERGVPEGPAFGRLADGEPVEVDGETIEPDDVSRSRSDRFPIDAAALD, encoded by the coding sequence GTGATAGCGATCGTCGTCAGCCGTGCCGACAGCGCCTCGGCGCACATCGGCGAGCGGCTCTTGGAGGTCGGCGACTGGGAGGCCCGCGAGGACGGTTCGCTGCCCGACGCAGAGGGCGGCGGGACCTACTACCGGACGGAGGGGTTCGAACTCCGCGAGTTCGACGACCTCCACATCCACCTGTCGGACCCGGTCGCCGCGTTCGACTGCGACCCGGCGTTCCTCGCGTTCGTCTCCCGGCACTCGGGCGAGACCGGGGAGCTCCTGACCGCGCACGTCACCGGGAACTTCGGCGGGGCCGAGTACGGCGGCGAGCCGGAGTCGCTGGCGCGGGCCGCGCCCGGCGCGGAAAAGCGCGTCGTCGAGGCGCTCGCCCGGCACGCGCCCGAGGGGTACGAGGTCGGCATCGAGTGCACGCACCACGGGCCGACCGACGTCTCGGTCCCGTCGCTGTTCGTCGAACTGGGCTCCGACGAGCCGCAGTGGGCGGACCCCGAGGCAGCCCGGGCGGTCGCGCGGGCGGTCCTCGACCTGCGGGGGACCGGCGCGGACTTGGTCGACGGCGACGGGATCAGCGACGCCGAGGGGACCGCCGACGGCGACGCGGCCCGGCCGCGTCACGTCGTCGGCTTCGGCGGCGGTCACTACGCGCCGCGGTTCACCCGGATCGTCCGCGAGACCGAGTGGGCGGTGGGCCACGTCGGGGCCGACTGGGCGCTCGGCGACCTCGGCGCGCCCGAGGCGAACCGCGGCGTGATCGACGCGGCCTTCGAGCGGAGCCGAGCCGACCGAGCCGTGATCGACGGCGACCGTCCCGACCTCGCCGCGGTCGTCGCGGACCTCGGCCACCGCGTCGTGAGCGAGACGTGGGTCCGGGAGGTCGGCGACGCGCCGCTCCCGCTCGTCGAGGCGCTGGAAGACGCGATCGGTCCCGTCGACGAGGGGCTGCGGTTCGGCGCGGTCGAGCCGGGCAACCCGGCCGAATTCGCGGTCCGCGACCTCCCGACGGACCTGCTCGCGCGGGCGCAGGGACTCGACGCCGACGCGGCGCGGGAGGCGGTCTCGTCCGCCGCCGTCGCGTTCGACACGGAGCAGGGGGGAACCCGCGCGGCGGGGAGCGTCGCGTTCACGTCGGCTCCGGACGCACCGGGGTACGCCGACCTCGTCGAGGCGCTCGCTGCGGTGCTTGAGACGGGCTACGACGCGGTCGAGGTGCTGCCGGAACAGAGCGCGGTCGTCGCCCGGGAGACGGCGTTCGATCCGGCGCTGGCCGCCGAGCGAGGGGTTCCCGAGGGGCCGGCGTTCGGCCGGCTCGCCGACGGCGAGCCCGTCGAGGTCGACGGTGAGACGATCGAGCCGGACGACGTGTCGCGGAGCCGGAGCGACCGGTTCCCGATCGACGCGGCCGCGCTCGACTGA
- a CDS encoding calcium/sodium antiporter, producing MLPGSPLVELLLIAGGVALLYVGAELLVSGASDLALAVGLKASTVGVTVVAFATTAPELFVSLLGAVTVSTDIGLGAIVGSNIANIGLVLGVSALIRPLDVSDTVFRRHVPFMVVAALLLVGLGWDGRIGLVDGVVLLAALVAFTAAVLRNVQQNQSAISEAERDEMPDAKARDVAAVVGGIVALVLGSRWLIDGGESLLSAAGFSDIFIGLTVLALGTSLPELAASVVAAVRGEAEFSVGNVVGSNIYNVLAVIGIVAVVTPIGVSPAVRGFEFPALLAFTAVAVGMMAYGERITRVDGAVLVVGYGSFVYLLLP from the coding sequence GTGCTGCCCGGGTCGCCACTCGTCGAACTGCTGTTGATCGCCGGCGGCGTCGCCCTCCTGTACGTCGGTGCCGAACTGCTCGTCTCCGGCGCGAGCGACCTCGCGCTCGCCGTCGGGCTGAAGGCGTCGACCGTCGGCGTCACCGTCGTGGCGTTCGCGACGACGGCCCCGGAACTCTTCGTCTCCCTGCTCGGCGCGGTCACGGTGTCGACCGACATCGGACTCGGCGCGATCGTCGGCTCGAACATCGCGAACATCGGGCTGGTGTTGGGCGTCTCCGCGCTCATCCGCCCGCTCGACGTCTCTGACACCGTGTTCCGCCGTCACGTCCCGTTCATGGTCGTCGCCGCGCTGCTGCTCGTCGGTCTCGGCTGGGACGGCCGGATCGGACTCGTCGACGGCGTCGTGCTGCTGGCGGCGCTCGTCGCGTTCACCGCCGCGGTCCTCCGGAACGTCCAACAGAACCAGTCGGCCATCTCCGAGGCGGAACGGGACGAGATGCCGGACGCGAAGGCGCGCGACGTCGCGGCCGTGGTCGGCGGAATCGTCGCGCTCGTCCTCGGTTCGCGGTGGCTGATCGACGGCGGCGAGTCGCTGCTGTCGGCCGCGGGCTTTTCGGACATCTTCATCGGCCTCACGGTGCTGGCGCTCGGCACGTCGCTGCCGGAGCTGGCCGCGAGCGTCGTCGCCGCGGTGCGCGGCGAGGCGGAGTTCAGCGTCGGCAACGTGGTCGGCTCGAACATCTACAACGTTCTCGCCGTCATCGGCATCGTCGCCGTGGTGACGCCCATCGGCGTCTCCCCCGCCGTCCGCGGGTTCGAGTTCCCCGCGCTGCTCGCGTTCACGGCCGTCGCGGTCGGAATGATGGCGTACGGCGAGCGGATCACCCGCGTCGACGGCGCGGTCCTCGTCGTCGGCTACGGCAGCTTCGTGTACCTGTTGCTGCCGTAA